One region of Camelus bactrianus isolate YW-2024 breed Bactrian camel chromosome 22, ASM4877302v1, whole genome shotgun sequence genomic DNA includes:
- the ABCA7 gene encoding phospholipid-transporting ATPase ABCA7 isoform X7 yields the protein MAFWTQLMLLLWKNLLYRRRQPIQLLVELMWPLFLFFILVAVRHSHPPLEQHECHFPNKPLPSAGTIPWLQGLICNVNNTCFPWPTPGEEPGVVSNFKDSLVSRFLADAHSVLGGPSAQRMLASLRKLMPMLRAAHRARAAWPQPSDQPKEGPPLATELLRTLLRGESLGSVLGQAPESMGSFVEAAEDLAQEVLELPSLVELRVLLQRPQRTTGPLEVVSEALCSAKGPSKPGGPSLNWYEASDLKELMGQEPARALPVDSLSSKCNELMGALDTHPMSHLLWRRLKPLVLGKVLFAPDTPFTRQLMAQVNRTFQELAVLKDVQEVWELLGPQLFNFMNDSANVAVLQKLLQIRDKRRKQLGPGGWDRVETLRAFLNPHRGGYSWQEAHADMGHLVGMLGRVLECVTLDKLEAVPSEAALVERALELLSQHRFWAGIVFLGPEDSPDRTQFPGPGPLRIKIRMDIDDVTRTNKIRDRFWDPGPAADPLIDLRYVWGGFVYLQDMVERAAVHVLSGAPPRAGLYLQQMPYPCYVDDAFLRVLSRSLPLFLTLAWIYSVALTVKAVVREKETRLRHTMRAMGLSSAVLWLGWFLSCLGPFLLSTALLVAVLKLGDILPYSHPVVLFLFLAAFAVATVVQSFLLSAFFSRANLAAACGGLTYFVLYLPYVLCVAWRDQLPVGGRVAASLLSPVAFGFGCESLALLEEQGEGAQWHNMGTAPTDDVFSLAQVLGLLLLDATLYGLATWYLEAVCPGQYGIPEPWNFPFQRSYWIRPQTPKGPAPPPAPQDPQVLVEEAPHGLVPGVSIRGLEKCFPGNPQPALRGLSLDFYQGHITTFLGHNGAGKTTTLSILSGLFPPTAGSACVLGHDVRSSMAAIRPHLGVCPQYNVLFDMLTVDEHVWFYGRLKGLSAAAVGPEQDRLLQDVGLVPKRHTQTRHLSGEPSLVGSLWVCGGGTQRKLSVAIAFVGGSQVVILDEPTAGVDPASRRSIWELLLKYREGRTLILSTHHLDEAELLGDRVAIVAAGRLCCCGSPLFLRRHLGSGYYLTLVKGPPPLAASKKGATDLKDSMDARREGELGSHGSTAGVPQLLALVQRLVPGARLVEELPHQLVLALPYKGALDGSFAELFHELDLQLGKLGLAGYGISDTSLEEIFLKVVEDCATDTGPEDAATDGQHRQLQCLRRNYPEVTTRLKILPEGSALENGELAGSAPEMQALQSSGPDATGRVQGWALTLQQLRALLLKRFLLAHRSRRGLFAQIVLPALFVGLALAFSLVVPPFGYYPPLQLSPSMYGAQVSFFSEDAPGDPERAHLLEALLEEAGLEGNNSARAPKCTPPAVGQFSVPEVPADVAEVLARGNWTPESPSPACQCSRPGARRLLPDCPSGAGGPPPPQAPSSSGEVVQNLTGRNLSDFLVKTYPGLVRQGLKTKKWVNEVRYGGFSLGGRDPGLPSGLEVGRSVEELRALLSPQPGGALDRILNNLTAWALSLDTPDSLKIWFNNKGWHAMVAFVNRANNALLHARQPPGPTRQAHSIITINHPLNLTKEQLSEAALWSITPLMYPASFFFSVPSTAYVVLTCINLFIGTNGSMATFVLELFSDQKLQEVSQILKRVFLIFPHFCLGRGLIDMVRNQAMADAFERLGDGQFQSPLRWEVVGKNLLAMVVQGPIFLLFTLLLQHRNRLLPQPKLKPLPPLGEEDEDVARERERVMLGDTQGDVLVLRDLTKVYRGQRTLAVNRLCLGIPPGECFGLLGVNGAGKTSTFRMVTGDTLPSGGEAMLVGHSVTQEPAAANRGMGYCPQSDAIFELLTGREHLELFARLRGVPEAQVAQTASLGLERLGLLQYADRPAGTYSSGNKRKLATALALVGDPAVVFLDEPTTGMDPSARRFLWNSVLAVVQEGRSVVLTSHSMEECEALCTRLAVMVNGRFRCLGSTQHLKGRFGAGHTLTLRVPLSRSESAAAFVAAAFPEAELREAHGGRLRFQLPPGGRCALARVFGELAAHGAEHGVEDFSVSQTTLEEVFLYFSKDQGKEEEEEQEAEADPVPGWQRPKLITQSLDDPSMAVTVL from the exons ATGGCCTTCTGGACGCAGCTGATGCTGCTGCTTTGGAAGAATTTACTGTATCGCAGGAGACAGCCG ATCCAGCTCTTGGTGGAGTTGATGtggcctctctttctcttcttcatccTGGTGGCCGTACGCCATTCCCACCCCCCACTCGAGCAGCATGAAT GCCACTTCCCCAACAAGCCGCTGCCTTCAGCGGGCACCATTCCTTGGCTCCAGGGCCTCATCTGCAATGTGAACAACACCTGCTTCCCGTGGCCAACGCCTGGAGAGGAGCCTGGAGTCGTCAGCAACTTCAAGGATTCCCT ggTCTCCCGCTTCCTGGCAGATGCCCATAGTGTCCTGGGGGGCCCCAGTGCCCAAAGGATGCTGGCCAGCCTGAGGAAGCTCATGCCCATGCTGAGGGCAGCTCACCGAGCTAGGGCAG CCTGGCCTCAGCCGAGTGACCAGCCCAAGGAGGGACCACCCCTGGCCACTGAGCTGCTGAGGACACTGCTGcgaggg GAATCCCTGGGGTCTGTGCTGGGCCAAGCCCCAGAGTCCATGGGCAGCTTTGTGGAGGCAGCAGAGGACCTGGCCCAGGAG GTCCTGGAGCTGCCCAGCCTGGTGGAGCTGCGGGTGCTGCTGCAGAGACCCCAGAGGACCACTGGCCCCCTGGAAGTGGTGTCAGAGGCCCTCTGCAGTGCCAAGGGACCTAGCAAACCGGGGGGGCCCTCCCTCAACTGGTATGAGGCCAGTGACCTGAAGGAGCTCATGGGACAGGAGCCGGCAAGGGCCCTACCTGTTGACAGCCTGA GCTCCAAGTGCAATGAGCTGATGGGGGCCCTGGACACCCACCCCATGTCCCACCTGCTCTGGAGGCGCCTGAAGCCACTGGTCCTGGGGAAAGTACTGTTTGCTCCTGATACGCCCTTCACCCGGCAGCTCATGGCccag GTGAACCGAACCTTCCAGGAACTGGCTGTGTTGAAGGACGTCCAGGAGGTGTGGGAGCTGCTGGGACCCCAGCTCTTCAACTTCATGAATGACAGTGCAAATGTAGCCGTGCTGCAG AAGCTCCTGCAAATCCGGGACAAAAGAAGGAAGCAGCTAGGACCTGGAGGCTGGGACCGGGTGGAGACCCTCCGTGCCTTTCTGAACCCACACAGAGGTGGCTACAGCTGGCAGGAGGCCCATGCTGACATGGGACATCTGGTGGGCATGCTGGGCCGCGTGTTGGAG TGCGTGACCCTGGACAAGCTGGAGGCTGTGCCCTCAGAGGCCGCCCTGGTGGAGCGGGCCCTGGAACTGCTCTCCCAGCACCGTTTCTGGGCCGGCATTGTCTTCCTGGGGCCGGAGGACTCCCCGGACCGCACGCAGTTCCCAGGCCCTGGTCCCTTGCGCATCAAGATCCGTATGGACATCGATGACGTAACCAGAACCAATAAGATAAGGGACAG GTTTTGGGACCCTGGCCCCGCCGCTGACCCCCTGATAGACCTGCGCTATGTGTGGGGCGGCTTCGTGTACCTGCAGGACATGGTGGAGCGCGCTGCCGTGCATGTGCTCAGCGGTGCCCCGCCCCGCGCCGGCCTCTACCTGCAGCAGATGCCCTACCCTTGCTATGTGGATGATGC GTTCCTGCGAGTGCTGAGCCGCTCACTGCCGCTCTTCCTGACGCTGGCCTGGATCTACTCGGTGGCGCTGACCGTGAAGGCTGTGGTGCGCGAGAAGGAGACACGGCTGCGCCACACGATGCGCGCCATGGGGCTCAGCAGCGCTGTGCTGTGGCTGGGCTGGTTTCTCAGCTGCCTCGGGCCCTTCCTTCTCAGCACCGCGTTGCTCGTGGCCGTGCTCAAG CTTGGGGACATCCTTCCCTACAGCCACCCTGTTGTGCTCTTCCTGTTCTTGGCGGCTTTCGCCGTGGCCACGGTGGTCCAGAGTTTCTTGCTGAGCGCCTTCTTCTCCCGCGCCAACCTGGCGGCCGCCTGCGGGGGCCTCACCTACTTCGTGCTCTATCTGCCCTACGTGCTGTGCGTGGCCTGGCGGGACCAGCTGCCGGTGGGCGGCCGCGTCGCCGCG AGCCTTCTGTCACCTGTGGCCTTTGGCTTCGGCTGCGAGAGCCTCGCGCTGCTGGAGGAGCAGGGCGAGGGCGCGCAGTGGCACAACATGGGCACTGCGCCTACGGACGACGTCTTCAGCCTGGCCCAGGTTTTGGGCCTTCTGCTGCTCGATGCCACTCTCTACGGCCTCGCCACTTGGTACCTGGAGGCCGTGTGCCCAG GCCAGTACGGGATTCCCGAACCATGGAACTTTCCCTTTCAGAGGAGCTACTGGATTAGGCCTCAGACCCCCAAgggtcccgccccgccccctgccccgcaGGACCCACAGG TGCTGGTGGAGGAGGCACCACATGGCCTGGTTCCCGGGGTCTCCATACGGGGCCTAGAAAAGTGCTTTCCTGGCAACCCGCAGCCAGCCCTGCGGGGGCTCAGCCTGGACTTCTACCAGGGCCACATCACCACCTTCCTGGGCCACAACGGTGCGGGCAAGACCACTACTCT GTCCATCCTGAGCGGCCTTTTCCCACCCACTGCTGGCTCTGCCTGTGTCCTGGGCCATGACGTCCGGTCCAGCATGGCAGCCATCCGGCCCCACCTGGGCGTTTGCCCACAGTACAACGTGCTGTTTGACAT GCTGACTGTGGATGAGCATGTCTGGTTCTACGGGCGGTTGAAGGGTCTGAGCGCAGCTGCCGTGGGCCCTGAGCAGGACCGTCTGCTTCAGGACGTGGGGCTCGTCCCCAAGCGGCACACACAGACGCGCCACCTCTCTGGTGAGCCCAGCCTGGTGGGGAGCCTCTGGGTCTGCGGAG GTGGGACGCAGCGGAAGCTTTCAGTGGCCATTGCCTTTGTGGGTGGCTCCCAAGTCGTTATCCTGGACGAGCCCACGGCTGGTGTGGACCCTGCTTCCCGTCGCAGCATTTGGGAGCTGCTGCTCAAATACCGTGAAG GTCGCACACTGATCCTCTCCACCCACCACCTGGATGAGGCTGAGCTGTTGGGAGACCGTGTGGCAATAGTGGCGGCCGGCCGCCTGTGCTGCTGCGGCTCCCCACTCTTCTTGCGGCGTCACTTGGGCTCCGGATACTACCTGACGCTGGTGAAGGGTCCCCCACCTCTGGCTGCCAGCAAAAAG GGTGCCACTGACTTGAAGGACAGCATGGATGCCAGGCGGGAAGGGGAGCTGGGCAGCCATGGCAGCACTGCTG GTGTGCCTCAGCTGCTGGCCCTGGTGCAGCGCCTGGTGCCCGGGGCACGGCTGGTCGAGGAGCTGCCACACCAGCTGGTGCTGGCACTGCCCTACAAGGGTGCCCTGGACGGCAGCTTCGCCGAGCTCTTCCATGAGCTGGACCTGCAGCTGGGGAAGCTGGGGCTGGCCGGCTACGGGATCTCCGACACCAGCCTCGAGGAG ATCTTCCTGAAGGTGGTAGAGGACTGTGCTACAGACACAGGCCCAGAGGATGCAGCCACAG ATGGTCAGCACAGGCAGCTCCAGTGCTTGAGGAGGAATTACCCGGAAGTGACCACGCGGCTCAAGATTCTGCCCGAGGGGTCCGCCCTGGAGAATGGGGAGCTGG CTGGATCTGCCCCAGAGATGCAGGCCCTGCAGAGCTCAGGGCCAGATGCCACAGGCCGGGTCCAGGGCTGGGCACTGACCCTCCAACAGCTCCGGGCCTTGCTTCTCAAACGCTTCCTGCTGGCCCACCGCAGCCGCCGGGGCCTGTTCGCACAG ATCGTGCTGCCTGCCCTCTTTGTGGGCCTTGCGCTGGCGTTCAGCCTCGTCGTGCCTCCTTTTGGATACTACCCGCCTCTGCAGCTCAGTCCCAGCATGTACGGTGCCCAAGTGTCCTTCTTCAG CGAGGATGCCCCAGGCGACCCTGAACGTGCCCATCTGCTCGAGGCACTGCTGGAGGAGGCCGGATTGGAGGGAAATAACTCCGCCAG GGCGCCCAAGTGCACCCCGCCCGCTGTCGGCCAGTTCTCGGTGCCCGAGGTTCCTGCAGATGTGGCTGAAGTCTTGGCCAGGGGCAACTGGACGCCAGAGTCTCCGTCCCCAGCCTGCCAGTGTAGCCGGCCTGGTGCCCGCCGCCTGCTGCCCGACTGTCCCTCAGGGGCTGGTGGTCCCCCGCCACCCCAGGCGCCAAGCAGCTCGGGCGAAGTGGTCCAGAACCTAACCGGCCGGAATCTGTCTGACTTCCTGGTCAAGACCTACCCGGGCCTGGTGCGCCAGGG CCTGAAAACTAAGAAGTGGGTGAATGAGGTCAG GTATGGGGGCTTCTCCCTGGGGGGCCGAGACCCCGGCCTACCCTCAGGGCTTGAGGTGGGTCGCTCTGTGGAGGAGCTGCGGGCCCTGCTGAGTCCCCAACCTGGTGGGGCCCTCGACCGCATCCTGAACAACCTCACAGCATGGGCTCTCAGTCTGGACACCCCGGACAGCCTCAAG aTATGGTTCAACAACAAGGGCTGGCACGCAATGGTGGCCTTTGTCAACCGAGCCAACAATGCTCTCCTACATGCCCGTCAGCCACCAGGCCCCACCCGTCAAGCCCACAGCATTATCACCATCAACCATCCACTGAACCTCACCAAGGAGCAGCTGTCCGAGGCTGCGCT CTGGTCGATCACACCGCTCATGTACCCagcctccttcttcttctccgtGCCCAGCACGGCCTACGTGGTGCTCACCTGCATCAACCTCTTTATTGGCACCAATGGCAGCATGGCCACTTTTGTGCTTGAGCTCTTCTCTGATCAG AAATTGCAGGAGGTGAGCCAGATCCTGAAACGGGTCTTCCTTATCTTTCCCCACTTCTGCCTGGGTCGGGGACTCATTGACATGGTGCGGAACCAGGCCATGGCTGACGCCTTTGAGCGCTTGG GAGATGGGCAGTTCCAGTCACCCCTGCGCTGGGAGGTGGTTGGCAAGAACCTCTTGGCCATGGTGGTACAGGGGcccatcttcctcctcttcacGCTCCTGCTGCAGCATCGCAATCGCCTCCTGCCACA ACCCAAGCTGAAGCCTCTGCCCccccttggagaggaggatgaagATGTGGCCCGTGAGCGGGAACGGGTCATGCTAGGGGATACCCAGGGGGATGTGTTGGTGCTGAGGGACCTGACCAAG GTGTACCGTGGGCAGAGGACACTGGCTGTCAACCGCCTGTGCCTGGGGATCCCCCCTGGCGAG TGTTTTGGGCTGCTGGGTGTGAATGGAGCCGGGAAGACGTCCACCTTCCGCATGGTGACAGGGGACACGCTCCCCAGCGGGGGTGAGGCCATGCTGGTGGGCCACAG CGTGACCCAGGAACCGGCTGCAGCTAACCGCGGCATGGGCTACTGCCCTCAGTCTGATGCCATCTTCGAGCTGCTGACAGGCCGCGAGCACCTGGAGCTGTTTGCACGCCTGCGCGGGGTCCCTGAGGCCCAGGTTGCCCAG ACAGCAAGCTTGGGCCTGGAGCGCCTGGGGCTCCTTCAGTATGCGGACCGTCCCGCGGGCACCTATAGCAGTGGCAACAAGCGGAAGCTGGCGACAGCCCTGGCTCTGGTGGGGGACCCGGCTGTGGTCTTTCTG GATGAGCCGACCACCGGCATGGACCCCAGTGCCCGGCGCTTCCTCTGGAACAGCGTCCTGGCTGTGGTGCAGGAGGGCCGCTCCGTGGTGCTCACCTCGCACAG CATGGAGGAGTGTGAGGCCCTCTGCACGCGCCTCGCCGTCATGGTGAACGGGCGGTTCCGCTGCCTGGGCAGCACGCAGCACCTCAAGGGCAG attCGGGGCTGGCCACACGCTGACCCTGCGGGTGCCCTTGTCGCGGTCTGAGTCAGCGGCAGCCTTCGTGGCAGCGGCGTTCCCGGAGGCCGAGCTGCGGGAGGCACACGGCGGCCGCCTGCGCTTCCAGCTGCCCCCGGGAGGGCGCTGTGCCCTGGCGCGCGTCTTTGGAGAGCTGGCGGCACACGGGGCGGAGCATGGCGTGGAGGACTTCTCTGTAAGCCAGACCACGCTAGAGGAG GTATTCCTGTACTTCTCCAAGGatcaggggaaggaggaggaggaggaacaggaggcaGAAGCGGACCCTGTGCCAGGCTGGCAGCGCCCCAAGCTCATCACCCAGTCCCTCGATGACCCCAGCATGGCCGTGACGGTGCTCTGA